In Nocardia sp. NBC_00403, the DNA window TTCTCGCTCAACTTCACCCTCATGAAACGGAGGATGAGTGTTCGCGCCGGCCGCGTCAAGATCGCCGACACCGACGCCGCGCAGGTCCTTGACGCTGTCTGGCAGGCCGTCAATGAGTTCGCCGCTCGAGAGCTGCCGCTGCTCGACGTGGAAGACGCCGGGCGGACTGACTTGGAGGGCTCTATGGCGGAGTTCTCACGGGCCATCCAGCGGCACGCAGAAGCCGAGTAGGACCGCAAGAACTCTTTCTACCGATACTCTGCTTTCCCATTGCACTACAACCCCTTCCGGCGTGTCGCCAGCTCGAGCCACCGAACCGACCACTACCCGGAAAGGCTCACTGAGACCCGCTGTTGTCTCTGGTAGTGGTAGGAAGAAACGCCGTTCACCATAGGATTTACTCATCCTCGCAACGACCCGCCGCCCAGCGAGTCGCTGCGACAATTGCCCTCAGGGCAGGATGAAAAGGCTCATCTGCTACCGAGCGGCTTAGTCGGTTTGACACAGCGTTCATACAAAACGTGGAGGGTAGTGATCTGCATAAGGTAGACCAGGGCTGACAGGGCTTCCCAGTTCTCGTCTCGGACGTTGAGAATCGCCGCTACTGCCACCGCCGCATGTGTAGTGAAAAAAGCGCTGCGAACTACAACGAGAAGTCGGCCATGAGGCGGCTCTCGTCGGCTGATCACGATTACAATCGGCTGTACTGCCAATGCTAACCAGAGCGCAACCCGCTGGCCGGGACCGACTCCCGCCCACTCACTGAATGGGAACATGAGTCCCAACCCGATAAGGGTGGGCGGGGCCGCTCCGAGAACGAGTCCGAACAGGCGGATCCCCCGTTCCCAATTAGTCACGCTCCGGGGCCGTTCAATGGACACTGATTACACGATCTTCCAATTAGATTTGTTGTCCCCTTCAACCGAGGCATCGCTAAAACTCGATGCCTGCGAGTCCGGCCACTTCCTGTCCGGAAAGGACCTATCGAGCTCACTAAATGCTTTTGCCTGGGGTGTCAGGAGGGGGAGGCGGACTGAACGGGGGAGGCGGGGCAGCGGGACGAGGAGGCGTCGCCAGAGGGGGCGGGCTGACCGGACGGTGTGGAGCCGAGGCCGCAGGAGAGGCTTTGGGCTTCCGTTCGAGGGGGGAATCGTCCCAGTGCTCGTCGGGGTCGTCGTAGTGGTTGTAGAACCCTTGGCCTGCCATCACTGCACCTCACGGCAACCGCTGGCCGTCGACGCGGACGGCGTTCTCTTCTCTGGAATCGGCATCAAACCCCCACTCGCGATACCTGCCGCCAATCCGGCGGACGCTACCACGCTCGCTAGCGTCGTTCGGTTTGTCAATCGTGCCGGCGCGGTGCCGCGGCACGAAAGCCTTTGTAAGCCTTACCTTGTGCGGAATCTGTTTCGCGTGTCGTTGCGGGTGGTGGCTGGTTGACGTCGTCGGAACTGCGCAAGGTGCCCGGCCGCCGTCGCTGGCCCGCATCGCAGCAGATCGCTGAATCGATGGAACCAAGATCGTTGTTCGTGCGTCGAAACCAACGAACAAGAAAATTCCCGATCTGATCCGCTGCTACTGGTGCCCAGAGGGGTGGCACCAGTAGCCGCAATGGTCAGAATCGCGACCTGTTCCTGCGGCGGGCGCCGAGGAGCAGGGCAAGTACGACCACGATGCCACCGACCACGAGCAGTGTCCTGGTGCCCGCACGGTCGTTGTCCTCGGCACTGGCCTGTACCTCCTGATCGGTGTCCTTCGGCGGTGGGGACGCCAGCACCGCACCGGTTTTCGACGGCTTGGCGCTGCTGTCGGGGAGTTGCCCGACGTCGGCCCCCTTGGGGAGGGCGAAGCCGTAGTCGAGGAGGCGGGCGGCCTGGAGGAAGGGACGTAGCGGCTTGACGTCGGCCTTCAGCAGCGTCACCGCGAGCCTGCGGCCGTCGCGTTCGGCGGCGGCGACGAAGGTCTGCCTGGCGTCGTCGGTGAAGCCGGTCTTGCCGCCGATCGCGCCCTCGTATTCGTACAGCAGGTGGTTGTCGTTGCCGATGGGGAAGCCCGGGTGGTCCTTGTCGTCGGGGTTCTCCGGGCTCTTGGGGTAGCCAGGGAAGTCGACCTCCTCGGTGTGGATGAGCTCGGTGAACAGCGGGATCGACATGGCCTCACGGAACAGCACCGTCAGGTCGTAGGCGGAGGTACTCATCCCGGGGCCGTCGAGGCCGGATGGGCTCGCGGTGCGGGTGTCCAAGGCGTGCAAAGACTTTGCCAGTTCGTTCATCTGCGCCACCGCGCCCGCATCCCCGCCGAGCTGAGCCGCGATGGCGTGCGCGGCGTCATTGCCGGACGCCATGATCAGCGCCTGCATCAGCTGCCGGTTGGTGTAGCGGCCGCCGGGACCGATGCCGACCTTGGTGCCGTCGACGTTGGCGTCTTCCTGAGTGCCGGTGACCACCTTGTTCAGATCGAGTTTGCGCAGCGCGACCGTCGCGAGCAGCACCTTGATGGTGCTGGCCGGGCGGTAGCGGCCGTGTGGATCCTTGGCGGCGAGCACCTCGCCGGTGTCCAGATCCGAGACCAGCCAGGCCGTCGCCGAAATATCTTGTGGCACCGGCGGCGCGCCCTTGGGGATCACCACACCGCATTCGCCCATCCGCGCGCCGCCGAGCGGAGGGGAGGGCACGGGCAATGCCGACGGCGTCGGCTCGCCGGGCGAGGGCACCTCGGACTCGTCGATCGGCGCGGGCGGTCTGATCTTCTGCGGGCAGCCGTCGGTGTTCGGGGTGCTGAACGGCGCGGTCGTCGTGCTGCTCGGCGGTGTCGCGGGCGCCGGAGCCGCGGTGGCGCCCCCGGTCACGGCCGCAATGGTCAGTGCGGCGCCGAGGCACAGCGCGGTGCGGAGGTGAAAGTCCCGGATGCTCATCGGCAGAGAGCCTAATGGGCGCAGGCGGGCTCGGTTCGGCTATGACTCGCCGGACCGCGCGGAGTGTGTCAGCGCGCCGCCCCAGGTATTGACAGACACTAGTAAATGAGAGCTACTATCAAAAAGATGTAACTACCATTTAATGGAGCGTTTATGAATACGGACTCGACCCGCCGCTGGCTGGCGCTCGGTGCGCTGGCGGTCGCCATGCTGACCATCGGCCTCGACATCACGGTGCTGACCGTCGCGTTACCCACGCTGGCTGTCGACCTGAATGCGAATAACGGTGCGCTGCAATGGTTCAGCACCTCCTACACGCTGGCGCTGGCCGCGGTGATGCTGCCCGCCGGCGCGCTCGGGGATCGGTACGGCCGCAAGAAAATCCTGCTCGGGGCGCTGGTCCTCTTCGGTGCGGCCTCGCTGGCCTGCGCATTCGCCGCGACCGCCGGTCAGCTCATCGCGGCACGGGTGGTGCTCGGTGTCGCGGCGGCGGCCATGATGCCGCTGTCGTTGGCCGTGCTGCCGGTGCTGTTCCCGAACTCCGCCGAGCGGGCGCGGGCCATGAATATCTGGATCACCTCGACGGCATTGGGGTTGCCGCTCGGTCCGATCCTGGGCGGCTGGCTGATCGACAATTTCTGGTGGGGCTCGGTCTTCCTGATCAATGTCCCGATGGTCGTGCTCGGCGCGGTCGCAGTCGCGGGTCTGGTTCCGGAGTCACGCAACCCCGACCGGCTTCCGCTGGATCTGCCGGGCACGGTGTTGTCCGTGGCCGGAATGCTCGGTGTAACTTACGGATTCATTCGTCTCGGCGATGAGGGCTGGGGCAACGGGCTCGGCTGGGGCGCGCTGATCGCCGGTGTGATTGTGCTCGCGCTGTTCATCGGATGGCAGCGCAGGACGGCCTTCCCGCTGATCGATCTCGGCCTGTTCACCAGCCGTGGCTTCCGCTGGGGCGCGGTGTTCGCCGTCCTTATCACCTTCGGGATGTTCGGCCTGTTCTTCACCGTGCCGCAGTACTACCAGGCCGTGCTCGGCACCGACGCGCTCGGCAGCGGACTGCGATTGCTGCCCCTGATCGGCGGCCTGCTGGTCGGATCGCGGCTCAGTGACCGGCTGCTGCCGAAGCTCGGTGTGCGACTGATGGTGGCGGCGGGCATGGTGGTGCTCGCGCTCGGCCTCGGTCTCGGCGCGCTGACCTCGGTCGGCACCGAGTACTGGTTCACCGCCGTCTGGATCGGCCTGGTCGGTGCGGGCATGGGGCTCGGTCTGCCGGTGAGCATGGCGGTCGCGATGGACGACCTCGAGGTGGCCCGCGCGGGCATGGGCTCGGCACTGTTGCAAGCGTTGCGGCAAGCGGCGGGCACGATCGCGGTGGCGCTGCTCGGTACGGTGCTGGCCACCGTCTACCGCAGCGAACTCGGCGACCTGAACGTCGACCCGATCAGCGACAGCGTGAATTCCGGTGTTGCCGTGGCAAAGTCGACCGGCGAAGCGGCCATGCTCGAACACGTGGAGTCGGCATTCGTCAGTGGCATGGGAGCGATGCTGTGGGTGTGCGCGGCCATCAGCGCCGTCGCGGTCCCGCTGGCACTCTGGGTGCTGCCGCGTCGATCGGTCGCGGTCCCAGCCGCCGAAGCGGTGCCCTCGGCGCTCGCCGACGTCGATGCGACAGAATCGACACATGTCGGTTGAACTACCCGGTGACGGGCCCGCTGTGCCCGGACTGCGGGAGCGGAAGAAGGAACGGACCCGCCGGACGATTCGTGTCGAAGCGTTCCGGCTATTCCGTGAGCAGGGCTACGGCGAGACCACGATCGAGCAGATCGCCGCGGCGGCCGAGGTCTCGCCGAGCACCTTCTTCCGCTATTTCCCGACCAAGGATCAGTTGGTGCTCGCCGACGACCTCGATCCACTGATGATCGACGCGCTGCGAGCGCAACCGCTGGACGTTCCGCCACTGACCGCCTTCCGCAATGCGGCCGCCGGGGTGTTCGCGAATCTGCCCGAGGCGGAGGTGGCGTTCGAGCAAGAGCGGCAGGCGCTGCTCTATCACGTGCCCGAATTGCGTTCGGCCATCGGAGCCGAGTTCGAGCGCAGTATCGAGTTGATGGCGGGCATGCTGGCCGAGCGGATGGGCAGGGACCCGATGGACTTCGAGGTGCGGGTGGCGACGGGTGCGATCGCGGGCGCCGCATTGGCGATCGGGACCACATCCCCCCTCAACGCCGAGAACCTCACTCGCGCACTGGATTTCCTCGAGGCAGGGTTGCCACTCGGCAAGAATCAGCCGACCGAGCGGCCCTGACGTGCCTGCGCGGAACTAGGAGGACTTCGTCACCGGGCAGCCGTGGGCCAGGGGGCCGAGCAGCTTGTTGTTGTCATAGAAGTGCTCCAGCTCGAGGATGCGCAGATCGTCGGAGACCCTGGCGATGGTCACGCCGAACATCTCGATCTGTTCGCCGGTCGGCTGGTGGTCTTTGTAGGCGCCGTCGTAGTTGCCCCAGTGGCGCCAGCGGAAGGTGACGGCGGGCGGGCCCGCCAGTACCTCGAGGACCTCCCAGAAGAAGCCGTTCGGGAATGCGGTGTGGAACGTCTGGTGCGAGGACTCGAAGGTCTCGGCATCCACCTCGTAGTACGGGTTGTCGCCGATGAGGATGTTGTAGCTGCCGATCCTGGCGAACTCCTCGGCGTTCTGCCATGGGCCGCCGTTCACCCGGCCGCGGTAGTGCGCTGCCACCAGCGAAACCCAGGTCGCCGGATCCTTCTTGTGCGAGACCTCCATCTCGAACACCCGCACCAGGTCCTCGACGATGGCCTCCAGTGAGCCCGCCTCGTGGTTGGTGGTGCGCTCGCGCGGCACGATCTGATTGGTCAGGTGGTAGTCCGGCGGCGCGCCGCGCCAGTCTTCGGCGGGCGTCGCCGCGACCACGGCATCGCGGCCTTGGAGCCACAGTGGTGTTTCTGCCTCAGGTGTGGAATCTGTTGTATCAACGGACATTTCGGCTTCCCGCCCCTTTCGCGTGCGATCAACGCGTCGAAGGTAACAGCCGCTCGATCGGTTGTCTCGGCATGTTTCGGGGCGTGCGACGGCAATGACCCCTGGCGCGCAGCGGTGGCCAGGGACGATGTCACGGCTTGTGTAATGTCACAGTGTCATCGGTGGAAAACCGTTGGGGGTGAATGCTTTCCATGTGTCGGCGGGTTCGGGACCCACACCGACCCGCTGATTTCAACGGGAATGGGCCGCGGCTCGCAGCGGAGTGTCGTCGTCCATGGTGGCGAAGAAGCCGCCGATCACATCCTCGATCTCGGACACCGATTCGGCGCAGTACAGCACGGGCTGGTAGTGGGTGATGTCGTAGGTCGCGGTGCCCATCGCGACCACGTCGAGCGGGCGCAGATCAGCGTGGCGGAACTCTTCGATCTCGCCGTAGGACGACAGCAGTCCGGCTCCGTAGCACCGGAGTTCGCCGTGCTCGCGGACCACGCCGAACTCCATCGAGAACCAGAAGACATCGGCGAGGAACTTCAACGCGGTATCGGTGCCGAGCCGGGCGACGGCCGCGCCGACCGCCTCGTAGATCGCGGCGAAACGCGGGCTGGCGATCTGGTTGGCGTGACCGATGATCTCATGGATGGCGTCCGGCTCCGGGGTGTACAGCGGAGCCGAGTGGTGCCGAATGTACTGGGTGGAGTGGAAGGTGCGATCGGCGAAGGAGCCGAAGAACTCGCGCAGCGGCACCAGCCCTGCGGCCGGGACGTAGCGGAAGCCGGTCAGCGGGGTCAGCGCGGCGGAGACCTCGTCGAGTTGGGGGATGCGGTCCTGCGGGAGCCCGAGCCGAGCCGAGGCCTCCAGGACTTCCGCGCAGGCGTACCGCTCGTGCTTGCGGGCCAGTTCGGCCGAGACGATGCGCCACACTTCCTGTTCTTCTGCGGTGTAGTCGACCCGCGGCACCGGCTTGCCGGGTGCGTAGTCCAGCGCCTGCGCGGCGATCGCATTCCGGCGTGCCCGGTAGTCCGGGTCGTGCACGCCGGGGTGCTCATCGCTCAGGTGCACCGTTACGTCGCCCGCGCCGCTGCGGGTCACGGGCGAATACAGCTGAGCCTCGGTGAACATGCCTCCAGGCAAGCACTGCTTGGGCCCTCCGACAACAAAAGCCCATGCAGATGCGCAAATTGCCTAGCTGGAGGGCTTTGGGACGCTCTTCCCGGCGCCGATGGTGGCTTCGGGAGGTGTTTCTGATCAGTAGTGACCGGAGCCGCGATTGCTCGTGCACGCACCGGCCCTGCGGGCTGACGCGGCAGATGACTATGTGCGATTCACCGGACATGATCATCCTTTATGACGCAAGATGGCGAATGTACGAAGGAGGACGCATGAGAACCGTGCGGATCGATCTCGACCAGAAGTTGTTGGCCGCGGCCGCCTCTATCATGGGCACCTCATCCAGCAACGCCACCATCAACGAGGCCCTGCGCCGAATTGTGGTGCACGAGCGACAGCTTCATCATCTGGAGCGGCTGGCCGCGGGTGTGTTGTCCGCTCTGCCGGGACCGGAAGTCATCACTGTGGCCGACGGCTAGCCCGGGCGCGGGCGGCGGAGTTCGGTCGCCGCGAAGGAAGTAGACGTCCAGCCGGTGTGGCGGACGGTACCGGATCGATCAGGGAGTGACTGTCCCGCATCCCGGCAGGTATCGGCAGTGGGCAACATGTCGGTGAGCACTGGCATGATCCGAGGATCGCACCGCGTTCGAGGGGGATCTGATGTCGGTACCCATTGCCAACCTGCCCTATGGTCAACGACCACGCGAGCGGCTGCTCGCGCTCGGTCCGCAGGCGCTCAGCGACGGCGAGCTGCTCGCGTTGTTGCTTCGCCAGGGTCGGTGCGGTGAGAGTGCGCTGGAAATGGCCATCGATCTGCTCGCCGAATACGGCGGACTGACCGGCCTGGCCGGAGCGCGCCCCGAGGAACTGTCCCGCCGCACCGGAGTGGGCGTGGCAAAGGCCGCTGCGGTGGTTGCCGCTTTCCACCTCGGTTCGCGAGCGCGGAACAGCCCTGAGGTCGTATGTCGTTTGGACGGCGCTGCGGATGTCGTCCGGGTCGCCGGGCCGCTGTTCGCGGGCGCCCGTGTCGAGCGGCTCCTCGTGCTCGTCTGCGATGTCCAGAATCGATTGCGGCAGAAGGTGTTCGTCGCGGAGGGCGCTATCGACCAGGTGGCTGTCCCGGTCCGCGAAATCCTCAATACTGTGCTGCGTCACGACGGTCGAGCGTTCGCCCTCGTGCACAATCACCCCTCCGGCGACCCGGCGCCGAGCTTCGACGACCGGCGTGCCACGTCGTTGCTCACCGAAGCCGCCGCGACTGTCGGCTTGCGATTTCTGGCGCACGTGGTGATCGCGGGGGAGCGGTGGGCGAGCGTTCCGGCGCTCACTCGCAGCTGAGGGCTTCCCAGTCCCGGTAAACCGGTCGGTTGCTCAGCTGGAGGATCTGGGTTAGACCGAGTGTTTACCAGGCCGTTGCCGAACGCTCGTCTCAGTAGCACAGACTCGGTGCCGGATCCTCGACAGCGAAAGCGTTGGTGCTGATGACTATTGACCACTTCGCGGCACGAAACGCCTATCAGCATGGGGTATTTCCGGACGATCACGGCAGGTTCGGCGAATTCGGCGGTAGGTACGTTCCGGAAGGTCTGATGGCCGCGTTGCTGGAGTTGGACGAGGCCTACAGTCTTGCCCGCATCGATCCCGGCTTCGTCGACGAGCTCGCGGCTTTGCTGCGCGACCGGGTCGGCCGCCCGACGCTGTTTCACCAGGTGCCGCGATTTGCCGAATCGCTTGCGGTGCCGGGGCTGCGGGTCTATCTGAAGCGCGAAGACATGGCACACACCGGCGCACACAAGATCAACAATGCGCTGGGGCAGGTACTGCTGGCCAAACGGATGGGCAAGAGCCGGATCATCGCCGAGACCGGTGCGGGCCAGCACGGTGTCGCGGTCGCGACGGTGTGCTCGATGCTCGGCCTGACCTGCGTGATCTACATGGGCGCCGACGATATGAGACGACAGGCATCCAATGTGGTGCGGATGAGCATGCTCGGCGCCGAGGTGCGCGCGGTGCACACCGGCAGCCGCAGGCTCAAAGACGCGATCAGCGAATCGGTCCGCGACTGGGTGGCGAACGTGGAGACCACCTACTACCTTTTCGGTACGGCGGCGGGCCCGGCGCCGTACCCGAA includes these proteins:
- a CDS encoding D-alanyl-D-alanine carboxypeptidase family protein is translated as MSIRDFHLRTALCLGAALTIAAVTGGATAAPAPATPPSSTTTAPFSTPNTDGCPQKIRPPAPIDESEVPSPGEPTPSALPVPSPPLGGARMGECGVVIPKGAPPVPQDISATAWLVSDLDTGEVLAAKDPHGRYRPASTIKVLLATVALRKLDLNKVVTGTQEDANVDGTKVGIGPGGRYTNRQLMQALIMASGNDAAHAIAAQLGGDAGAVAQMNELAKSLHALDTRTASPSGLDGPGMSTSAYDLTVLFREAMSIPLFTELIHTEEVDFPGYPKSPENPDDKDHPGFPIGNDNHLLYEYEGAIGGKTGFTDDARQTFVAAAERDGRRLAVTLLKADVKPLRPFLQAARLLDYGFALPKGADVGQLPDSSAKPSKTGAVLASPPPKDTDQEVQASAEDNDRAGTRTLLVVGGIVVVLALLLGARRRNRSRF
- a CDS encoding MFS transporter, with amino-acid sequence MNTDSTRRWLALGALAVAMLTIGLDITVLTVALPTLAVDLNANNGALQWFSTSYTLALAAVMLPAGALGDRYGRKKILLGALVLFGAASLACAFAATAGQLIAARVVLGVAAAAMMPLSLAVLPVLFPNSAERARAMNIWITSTALGLPLGPILGGWLIDNFWWGSVFLINVPMVVLGAVAVAGLVPESRNPDRLPLDLPGTVLSVAGMLGVTYGFIRLGDEGWGNGLGWGALIAGVIVLALFIGWQRRTAFPLIDLGLFTSRGFRWGAVFAVLITFGMFGLFFTVPQYYQAVLGTDALGSGLRLLPLIGGLLVGSRLSDRLLPKLGVRLMVAAGMVVLALGLGLGALTSVGTEYWFTAVWIGLVGAGMGLGLPVSMAVAMDDLEVARAGMGSALLQALRQAAGTIAVALLGTVLATVYRSELGDLNVDPISDSVNSGVAVAKSTGEAAMLEHVESAFVSGMGAMLWVCAAISAVAVPLALWVLPRRSVAVPAAEAVPSALADVDATESTHVG
- a CDS encoding acyl-CoA-like ligand-binding transcription factor, with protein sequence MSVELPGDGPAVPGLRERKKERTRRTIRVEAFRLFREQGYGETTIEQIAAAAEVSPSTFFRYFPTKDQLVLADDLDPLMIDALRAQPLDVPPLTAFRNAAAGVFANLPEAEVAFEQERQALLYHVPELRSAIGAEFERSIELMAGMLAERMGRDPMDFEVRVATGAIAGAALAIGTTSPLNAENLTRALDFLEAGLPLGKNQPTERP
- a CDS encoding ester cyclase, which translates into the protein MSVDTTDSTPEAETPLWLQGRDAVVAATPAEDWRGAPPDYHLTNQIVPRERTTNHEAGSLEAIVEDLVRVFEMEVSHKKDPATWVSLVAAHYRGRVNGGPWQNAEEFARIGSYNILIGDNPYYEVDAETFESSHQTFHTAFPNGFFWEVLEVLAGPPAVTFRWRHWGNYDGAYKDHQPTGEQIEMFGVTIARVSDDLRILELEHFYDNNKLLGPLAHGCPVTKSS
- a CDS encoding phenylalanine 4-monooxygenase codes for the protein MFTEAQLYSPVTRSGAGDVTVHLSDEHPGVHDPDYRARRNAIAAQALDYAPGKPVPRVDYTAEEQEVWRIVSAELARKHERYACAEVLEASARLGLPQDRIPQLDEVSAALTPLTGFRYVPAAGLVPLREFFGSFADRTFHSTQYIRHHSAPLYTPEPDAIHEIIGHANQIASPRFAAIYEAVGAAVARLGTDTALKFLADVFWFSMEFGVVREHGELRCYGAGLLSSYGEIEEFRHADLRPLDVVAMGTATYDITHYQPVLYCAESVSEIEDVIGGFFATMDDDTPLRAAAHSR
- a CDS encoding type II toxin-antitoxin system VapB family antitoxin; amino-acid sequence: MRTVRIDLDQKLLAAAASIMGTSSSNATINEALRRIVVHERQLHHLERLAAGVLSALPGPEVITVADG
- a CDS encoding JAB domain-containing protein, with the protein product MSVPIANLPYGQRPRERLLALGPQALSDGELLALLLRQGRCGESALEMAIDLLAEYGGLTGLAGARPEELSRRTGVGVAKAAAVVAAFHLGSRARNSPEVVCRLDGAADVVRVAGPLFAGARVERLLVLVCDVQNRLRQKVFVAEGAIDQVAVPVREILNTVLRHDGRAFALVHNHPSGDPAPSFDDRRATSLLTEAAATVGLRFLAHVVIAGERWASVPALTRS
- the trpB gene encoding tryptophan synthase subunit beta; protein product: MTIDHFAARNAYQHGVFPDDHGRFGEFGGRYVPEGLMAALLELDEAYSLARIDPGFVDELAALLRDRVGRPTLFHQVPRFAESLAVPGLRVYLKREDMAHTGAHKINNALGQVLLAKRMGKSRIIAETGAGQHGVAVATVCSMLGLTCVIYMGADDMRRQASNVVRMSMLGAEVRAVHTGSRRLKDAISESVRDWVANVETTYYLFGTAAGPAPYPKIVRDFQTVIGIEARAQILKSEGQLPDYVMACVGGGSNAIGLFHSFADDPQVRLIGVEAAGRGIETGEHAASLSAGSPGEMDGAYSYLLQDEDGQISRTHSIAAGLDYPGVGPELSYLKDTGRVTYRAANDEAALRGMQALGRSEGIIAALESAHAVGHLMEMAEDGELPADSVIVLGLSGRGDKDLAIAAQRLGIGA